The segment GATGGCGGGGAAAAGAGAACTTCCCCGCCACTCACTTTGAACCGGCTTATTGACCGATGATACCGAAAGCAAGCAGGATCCCGATCCCGACACCGATGATCGGAAGGGCCTCGATCAGACCGAAGAGGATCATCGTCTGCCCGAAGAGGGTGCCGCGGGTTTCCGGTTGCCGTGTAATCCCTTCGATGTACTTGCTGAACAAAAAGCTGTTACCCAGAGCTGCACCCAGCGCAGCAAAACCAATCATGATACCGGCGGCAAGCATGTTGAAATCCATTCTTATTTTCCTCCCTTATACCTGTTCAAAAATCTGTTGTTTCATCAAACTCAGTGCGCCATTTTCTGAGAGATGTACACATTGGCCAATACCGTGAAGATATAGGCTTGAATGGCTCCCACAAACAGCGAGAAGCCCATCCAGACAATCACCGGAAGGCCTGTGATCAATGGGGAACCTTCGGTGATCATGATCGTGATCAGGATTTCACCGGCAAAGATATTGGCCCACAGACGCATCCCATGGGTCAGAGGCTTCGAAAACTCTTCAATTAAATGAATCGGTCCCAACGGGGTGAGGTAGTGACCGAGATAGTTCTTCAACCCCGACCGGATCCCGACGATATGGGTATACAGAGCAACAGCGATAGCCATTGCCAAGGTGACGCTCAGATCCGCCGTGGGCGACTTGAACCAGGCGACATGGTCACCTTCCGCAATCCCCAAACCGGGGAGGGGTTGATCGGCATTCATGGTGACCATGAGGAAAATGCCGAGCTGGTTGGCAACCAGAATAAACATAAACAGCGTATAGCTGAAAACCACATACTTATCCGCTGTTTTGCTGTCATAGGCCATCCGGGTGATGCCCCTGACAAAGTCGATGCCCATCTCCACCAAATTCTGAAGCCCCTTCGGAACCCTGTTGCGTCCCCGGGTGGCCAGCACCGAGATCAGAAAAACGATGAGACAGGTTACCACCGTCCCGATGATGATGGTCAGATCAAAGGTCATGTTGAGGAACTCAACCTTCGGCGTCGTCTCCATCCTTTTCGTTCACCCCCTTCTTCCGTGATGTCCAAAACCGGATTTTATCAAACTTAACTCTACCATAACCGCAGCCATATAACCGAGGGGAAGCCCAAGGAAAATACTGAGAACATTCACTTGCTCCGGATAGCGGATTCCCAGGATCAAGGGGAGAATCAAGGCGAGGAAGCGATTGGTCAATCCGAGACCCGGACGGGACCCTTCACCGGCCAAGGCCGTTTCTCCGGCCAACCGGAGTTTTCTGGCGATATGGAGAACATTGTATAGGCTGACCAGCCCCCCCAAAAACATTCCGGCAAAAAAGGATTTGGCGGGCAAGGTCAACCACAGAAGAAAGATCAGTGCCAGAGAACAGGCTGTCAGGATCATGACACGGCGGCGCCGAATCTCCAGTGATTCCCTGTAGGGTTGAAAGTCCAATGGCAACCTCCCTCAGTGACCAAAGCCGACTGCTGTCACGGCTTGAGAAGTTTTCAACACTATTTCTTCCGTAAAAAGCGGATGGCCATGACGGTACTGACTCCTCCCAGCAACATTCCTCCCAGCAACCCTGTGGCTGTCCAGGTCGGAAAGCTCCCCCATCTGTCGTCCAAAAACCGACCGAGCCAGGCTCCGCCCACGATGAACAGAAGGATTTCCACGCCCAAAGAACCGAACAAACCTATGATCTTCCACGGATTCTCCGGTTGATTCTTCAAGGATCTCCCCCATTCACAAAGGGTTACAAAATGAGACCGTTGCCGGGGGCAAGCAAAAAATCGCTCCATCCCGCTTTACATGGTATCGAAGGCCCGGGGAACGTGTCAACGCTTCCACCCGCCCCAAAAATGAACAATTTGTCACATTTCGTTCCCCTTCAGAAGCAGGAAAGCGAATTCCCACAGGAACAATCCGAAAACCGCACCTGACCCGTGCGGGGCGGGGGATCTGGATCACGTCAGTTTCCGCTCCCTCACCGGGTGCCGTAGAGGCGGTCGCCGGCATCTCCCAGACCGGGGACAATATAACTGTTTTCATCCAGTTTTTCATCCACGGCGGCGACATAGATGTCCACATCCCCGTGGTCTTGCCGCACCCGTTCAATCCCTTCGGGGGCTGCGATCAGACACATCAATTTGATGTTTTTGGCCCCCATATCTTTGATGCGACGGATCGCTTCGGCGGCGGATCCACCCGTTGCCAGCATGGGATCGATCACAATCAACTCCCGCTCTCCGATATCCGATGGCATCTTGGCATAATACTGAACCGGCTCCAGCGTCTCCGGATCCCGGTACAATCCGATATGTCCCACTTTTGCGGCGGGGATCAAACGCAGGATCCCGTCCACCATCCCCAGACCTGCGCGGAGAATGGGAACCAAACCCAGTTTCTTCCCTGCCAACACCTTGCATTTGGCTTCGGATACCGGGGTCTCTACGGTCACTTCCTGCAGGGGCATGTCCCGCGTGATCTCATAGGCCATCAGTGCGGCAACCTCATCCACCAGTTCCCGGAATTCCTTGGTTCCCGTGTTCTTGTCCCGGATGTAGGTCACTTTGTGCTGAATCAGCGGGTGATCAAAAACATAAACATTGCTCAAATTTTACACTCCCTTCCATCGGATCTCAACAGTTCTCAAACATTGTACTGGTCTTTACAGCGATTGTCGACAAGGGTTTGTGACTTTTTTACAACCCTTTAACCTTCTTTTGTATATTGCCCTGAAAGAGAGGAAACCCGCCACGATGGACGGGTTTTGACTAGGGCTGTCTGATAAAATCTCTGGGCCGAGCGGTCGGGATGGGGTTTCACATGTCGTTTTCGTTGTTCTGACGATCCAAAATCACTCCATGTGAAACCCAACCCTCCCACTGTTACTCTCACAACGTCTCTCTTTCCACGGAAAATTGAATTGACCTGCCACGCCCTAAAAATAAGAGGGCTGTTGATGAACCGGGAAACCGATTCCGATTCCCTTGCCCGGGAGTGGACCGCGGTTCACACCCCTTTGATCACGGCCAGCGGCTTGCAGCGGGCCACCACCTTGGCCAGACCGGCCCCTTCCACGGAGTCGATGATCTGGTCCACATCTTTGTATGCTTGGGGTGATTCATCCAAAATCGACTCCAGGGTGTTTTGATTGACCACGATTTCTTCATCGGTTCCCACCTTCATCGACCGGGAGAAAGCATCCACTGTGACCAATTCTTTGGTGGCGCGGCGGGAGCGGAGTCGACCGGCCCCGTGACAGATGGAGTGAAAATTTTTCTCCCCGGCCTTCTCTCCGACCATGATATAAGAAGCCGTCCCCATGGACCCGGGGATCAAGGCGGGGTGCCCCGTTTTCCTGTAAGGAGCCGCATTCATGAAGTGGCCGGGGGGGAGAGCCCGGGTGGTCCCCTTCCGGTGAACCAGCATCGGCTGGTTGCGATGGACTTCCTTCAGGGCGTAGTTGTGCATCAGGTCATAGAGGACCGGCATTTCCGCGTCATTCCCGGCAAACTCTTTCAATCCCTGAAGCACCCCGTAAGCGATCATATGCCGGTTGGCGACGGCAAAATTGAGTGCGGAATACATCAGATTGATGTACCGATGCCCCTCATCCGAATCGATGGGGGCATAGACGAGGTTGGGATCCGGAGTCCCCACCCCCCACTTTTGCATCGCCCGCTTGAAATCCTTTATATAGCGGGCCCCCATCATTCCACCCCAGGCCCGGGAGCCGGAGTGAATCATCACCACGATTTGTCCGTCGAACAATCCCCAGGCTTCGGCCACATCCCGCTTCTGTTCCGAAATCTCCACCCGCTGAAATTCGATGAAGTGGTTTCCTCCCCCCAGAGTTCCCAGTTGCCCCCAGGCCCGCCCCCACACCTTGTCGGGAATCTCCCCCAGGAAATCGGTGTCATATTTGAACCGGGCGGTTTCCACATGGGTTAAGGAACGGGTCGAGCGTGGGGTGTAAGCATCGGGGACATATTTTTGCGGAAGGCCTTTGATCCCTTCCTTGACCACATTCTCCAGACGGATGTCACTGTATCTGGAGGTGGAACGCTCATTGACAGGCACAAATTTCTCCACCGCCTGAACCAACTCCCGTCTCACCTGACGTCCCCGCAAATCTTCCTCCCTGAGACCGGTCAGATGAAGACGCATGCCGCAACCGATATCGGAACCGACGATGGAAGGGGAGACGAAGCCGTCCTTCATCCCCCACACCGCTGTCGTACCGATGCAGGTGCCGATTCCCACATGGGCGTCCGGCGTGTAGCTCATATGGAGGCTGCGGGGAATCTGCAAGTTGTTGTCGGCCATCTGAAACACTTTTTGATCCAGCTGCGCAAACACTTCATCGTTGGCGAATACATGGAGATTCCCATGGGTCAGCTCCAGTTCACGATGATTGTTTCCATGATCTTTAAGCATGATTTTCTCCCCCCGAATCACCCAAGTCTCACCATTTTAGCAGAAGGGGGCAGAAAATACGATCATTTCCGTTTTTTCACCAAAAAAAGCCCCTTTGGGGAGGGGCTTGAGATCAGTTGTTCATATCGGCATACAGCGGAAAGCGGGCGGTGAGGGAGGCGACACGCCGGCGGGCTTTCTCCCCTGACTCGCCGTCTTCCGGATTTTTCAACACCAGGGCCATGATATCGGCGATCTCTTCCATCGCTTCCCCGTCCATCCCCCGGGTGGTGACCGCCGCGGTTCCGATGCGGAGGCCGCTGGTGACAAAGGGGCTTTCCGGATCGAAGGGGATGGCGTTCTTGTTGGTGGTGATCCCGGCCTCATCCAACAGATGTTCCGCTGTTTTCCCTGTCAGGCCGAGGTTGCGGACATCGATCAGAATCAGATGGTTGTCCGTTCCCCCGGAGATCAGTTGGAAACCGCGCCCGGTCAAGGCTTGTGCAAGGCGGGCCGCATTTTCCACCACTTGAGCGGAGTATGTTTTAAAGGAATCGTCCAAAGCCTCCCGGAAAGCAACAGCCTTGGCTGCGATCACATGCATCAGGGGACCGCCTTGGATTCCCGGGAAAATCGATTTGTCGACTGATTTGGCGTATTTTTCTTTGCAAAGAATCATGCCGCCCCGGGGTCCCCGCAGGGTTTTGTGGGTGGTGGTGGTGACAAAATCGGCATGGGGTACAGGGCTGGGGTGGTGTCCCGTCGCCACCAGTCCCGCGATGTGGGCCATGTCCACCATCAGGTAGGCTCCTGCTTCCCTGGCGATCTCCTCCATTTTGGCAAAGTCGATGCTGCGGGGGTAGGCGCTGGCCCCGGCCACCAGCAATTTCGGTTTATGTTCCAGAGCCAGCTTTCGCACCTCTTCATAATCGATCCGATGGGTGTCGGGGTCCACCCCGTAGGCGATGAAGTTGTACATTTTGCCGGAGAAATTGACCGGACTCCCATGGGTCAGATGACCACCGTGGGCCAGG is part of the Kroppenstedtia eburnea genome and harbors:
- the atpE gene encoding F0F1 ATP synthase subunit C, whose protein sequence is MDFNMLAAGIMIGFAALGAALGNSFLFSKYIEGITRQPETRGTLFGQTMILFGLIEALPIIGVGIGILLAFGIIGQ
- the atpB gene encoding F0F1 ATP synthase subunit A: METTPKVEFLNMTFDLTIIIGTVVTCLIVFLISVLATRGRNRVPKGLQNLVEMGIDFVRGITRMAYDSKTADKYVVFSYTLFMFILVANQLGIFLMVTMNADQPLPGLGIAEGDHVAWFKSPTADLSVTLAMAIAVALYTHIVGIRSGLKNYLGHYLTPLGPIHLIEEFSKPLTHGMRLWANIFAGEILITIMITEGSPLITGLPVIVWMGFSLFVGAIQAYIFTVLANVYISQKMAH
- a CDS encoding ATP synthase subunit I; amino-acid sequence: MDFQPYRESLEIRRRRVMILTACSLALIFLLWLTLPAKSFFAGMFLGGLVSLYNVLHIARKLRLAGETALAGEGSRPGLGLTNRFLALILPLILGIRYPEQVNVLSIFLGLPLGYMAAVMVELSLIKSGFGHHGRRG
- a CDS encoding AtpZ/AtpI family protein; the encoded protein is MKNQPENPWKIIGLFGSLGVEILLFIVGGAWLGRFLDDRWGSFPTWTATGLLGGMLLGGVSTVMAIRFLRKK
- the upp gene encoding uracil phosphoribosyltransferase, which encodes MSNVYVFDHPLIQHKVTYIRDKNTGTKEFRELVDEVAALMAYEITRDMPLQEVTVETPVSEAKCKVLAGKKLGLVPILRAGLGMVDGILRLIPAAKVGHIGLYRDPETLEPVQYYAKMPSDIGERELIVIDPMLATGGSAAEAIRRIKDMGAKNIKLMCLIAAPEGIERVRQDHGDVDIYVAAVDEKLDENSYIVPGLGDAGDRLYGTR
- a CDS encoding RtcB family protein; protein product: MLKDHGNNHRELELTHGNLHVFANDEVFAQLDQKVFQMADNNLQIPRSLHMSYTPDAHVGIGTCIGTTAVWGMKDGFVSPSIVGSDIGCGMRLHLTGLREEDLRGRQVRRELVQAVEKFVPVNERSTSRYSDIRLENVVKEGIKGLPQKYVPDAYTPRSTRSLTHVETARFKYDTDFLGEIPDKVWGRAWGQLGTLGGGNHFIEFQRVEISEQKRDVAEAWGLFDGQIVVMIHSGSRAWGGMMGARYIKDFKRAMQKWGVGTPDPNLVYAPIDSDEGHRYINLMYSALNFAVANRHMIAYGVLQGLKEFAGNDAEMPVLYDLMHNYALKEVHRNQPMLVHRKGTTRALPPGHFMNAAPYRKTGHPALIPGSMGTASYIMVGEKAGEKNFHSICHGAGRLRSRRATKELVTVDAFSRSMKVGTDEEIVVNQNTLESILDESPQAYKDVDQIIDSVEGAGLAKVVARCKPLAVIKGV
- the glyA gene encoding serine hydroxymethyltransferase — encoded protein: MVEWTGTVGIKEERPVNSVRQQDPELAAAISKELGRQQEKIELIASENFVSRAVMEAMGSVMTNKYAEGYPGKRYYGGCEFVDVAEELARDRAKRLFGAEHVNVQPHSGAQANMGVYFSVLEPGDTVLGMNLAHGGHLTHGSPVNFSGKMYNFIAYGVDPDTHRIDYEEVRKLALEHKPKLLVAGASAYPRSIDFAKMEEIAREAGAYLMVDMAHIAGLVATGHHPSPVPHADFVTTTTHKTLRGPRGGMILCKEKYAKSVDKSIFPGIQGGPLMHVIAAKAVAFREALDDSFKTYSAQVVENAARLAQALTGRGFQLISGGTDNHLILIDVRNLGLTGKTAEHLLDEAGITTNKNAIPFDPESPFVTSGLRIGTAAVTTRGMDGEAMEEIADIMALVLKNPEDGESGEKARRRVASLTARFPLYADMNN